CTCCAGGTAATTTTTTGCCATTGTCTGCTGCTGCATTTTTAGCATCTTTTGAATTGCAGGCTGCGGTTAAAAGACCAGATCCAGCTGCAATTAATCCTAATGCTCTTAAAGATTCTCTTCTATTCATGCTTTTAACCGTTTAATTTTTTCTTTTCTTGAAGTATATATTCTGCTGTTCGCATCGATAAAGCGAGTATTGTCCAGGTCAGGTTTTTGTCACCTTGTTGTACAAATGGTCCCGCATCGACGACATAGAGATTTTTACAATCGTGGGCTTGTCCCCATTTGTTCAATACGGAGGTTTTCGGGTCATTTCCCATTCTTGTGGTTCCGCCTTCATGAATAATTTTTCCAGGAGCTTCTAGGCCGTACAATGTATCTGCTCCGGGTATTTTAGAAGTAATGACAGCGCCCATTTCGTGCATAATAGACTGAAATGTCTCTTGCATGTGTTTGGCTTGTGCGATTTCTTCATTAGCCCATTTGTAGTTGAAACGTAGCACAGGAATTCCGAATTTGTCGACTTTATCGGGGTCAATTTCACAGTAATTGTCTTTTCTTGCCAATGCCGTTCCGCGTCCTGCCATGCCGACATTTGCTCCATAATAGCTGCGGAAATCTTCTTTTAATGCAGTACCATAACCGCCTTTGGCCTTTGACGTTCCAGCTGAATTTTTAACATGGTCATTTACTTTCGGTACCCAATTCAAAAATCCATAAGAGGGCATATGTAAACCACCGCCGTATTCGATGTGGTAACCTCTAGGGAAGTTCAATTTGGCATTATCTTCCCACCATGGCGAATAAATATGGACACTTCCAACGCCATCTTCATTATAACGCTTCCGGTCAAGTAGTTGTGGTAAAAAGCCTGATAAACTGGCCCCCGTAGAATCGTGGAGATATTTTCCGACTAAACCGCTGCTATTACCAACACCCCCAGGATGCGATTTTGATTTGGAATTTAACATGATCCGCGCGCTTTCACAGGCACTAGCACCCAAAATAACGGTTTTTCCCTTAACGGTATATTCTTGTAAATCCTTGGTGTTTACATAAGAAACACCAACTGCAATTCCTTCATCATTTGTAATGACTTCTCTTACCATTGCATTGTCTATCACCTTTAGGTTACCCGTTTTCATCGCTGGAATAACCAGACAAGATGAAGAGGAAAAGTCCCCATAAACTTTACATGCACGACCACATTGCCCACAGTAGAAACAGGTACCTCGATCTTTAATATCTTTTGATACTTCGGTTAGCACGGCCCCTCTTCCGGGAATCACTGGAACTCCAGCTTTTTTTGCACCTTTTGCAATATATAGTTCGTTTAAGCGTGGCTTAGGTGGTTTCATAAAAATACCATCGGGTTCATTATGAATACCTTCTGCCGTGCCATATATTCCGATCATTCGATCTACACGGTCATAAAATGGCTTAACCTCTTCATAAGTAATAGGCCATTCATCCGTTACTCCATCCTTTGGCTTGAAATCGTCAGGTCCCATACGCAACGAAATTCGACCCCAGTGGTTGGTTCTGCCGCCCAGCATACGTGCTCTAAACCATTCAAATTCAGTTCCCGCGACTTTGCTGTAGGGTTCGCCCTCGATCTGCCAGCCACCGAAGGCTGCATCAAAATCTCCGAATGGTCTTGTGGTACCAGCACCTCTTCTTGGAGATTCCCAAGGCCAGCGTAATTGTAACGAATCTTTTGCTGGGTCATAAAAAGGACCTGCTTCCAGCATCAATACTTTAAGCCCCGCATGTGCAAGTATATAACCTGCCATACCACCACCTGCGCCAGAACCAACTACGATGGCGTCAAATAATTCGGGATTTTCTTTAATTTGATAATCTGACATAATTAAATGAAGTAATTAATTGAAAGGCCCGTACGATACATTTGCCTGAAGGCTTACTATGTAAATGAGAAGGTTCAATTAATTTAATGGTTATTGTTTCATGTTTAAAATCATCGTGAATATATCGATAAAAATTTGTTTTTTTTAATTTAATTTATCGATTTAGCAGATTTTAAATAAAGAATATGGGATTGTTACAAAAAATACCCTGTTTTATTAAAATTTTATGGCGAGCGATACTAAATATTCCGTGTATTTCGTTACGACGAAATACACGGCATTATCTCAGAAGTGTTTTAATTTGATGACTTTGTTAATATGGATTTCTTGTAGAAACACTTCATCATGTGAAATGACGAGCAGGGTACCTTTATAAAGTTGAATTGCTCTGGTCAGAATGAGGATATTTTGAAGATCCAGATTGTTTGTTGGCTCATCAAGGATAATCAAATCGGGGGACTGTCGCTGAATGGTGAGACAGCATAATATCAGACGCATTTTTTCACCGCCACTCAATAGCAGGCACATTTTGTCCCAATCGTTTCTTCCGAATAGGAAGCGATGGAGTCTAATTTTGATTTCATGTTCAGGTAGTGCGGCGGTATTGAATTGCTGCGCTTGCTCATAAATACTTAAATGTGAAGATAAGATGGAATACGTCTGATCTAAATAGATGGCATGAAATGATTGGCGCTCAATTTTTCCTTGCTCAGGGGTTAGTTGGTTGAGAAGGAGTTTGACCAATGTTGTTTTGCCAGATCCGTTCGGGCCTTGGAGTACGATACGGTCCCCACTGAATAGTTGAACGTTCATGTTATCTTTCCAAAGCTGCGCTACGCCATAGCTGAAATTGATGTTTTCGGCCTTGATCATGCTTTTTCCTATAGGAAAAGTACTGTTTCCCAAATCTATTTTAATCTCATCCAATGCGGATTGCGAACCACGAAGTTCCTGAAGATCCGATCTGATATCTCCAATTTTGTCCTGGTGTACAGTTTTTATTTTGGCAGTACTCTTTTCAGCATTATTACGTAAGGTATTCATCATTATACGTGCTACACCTGCCTTCTCCTGCTTTTTTTGACCACGGTTGTTTAGTCTGTTTTGGCGCTCGATTGTTTCTCTTTCTTTCTCTTTTGCGATTTTGATCGCTTTTTCCTTGTGGTGGATATCGTGTTGCAACGCATGGCGTTCGATCTCCTTTTGAGCCTCGTAAAAGGTATAATTACCCCCATATCGCTTGATACCATTTGGGGCCATTTCAGCCATGTCATCCAGTAAATTAAGCAGGGTTCTATCGTGGCTGACAACGACTATAGTGTTTTTGCTTGATTGAATCCAATCGTATAGTCGTGTTCTGCTGTCCATATCCAAATGGTTGCTCGGTTCATCAAGAAGAATAAGCTCGGATCGATGAATCTGGATTCCGGCCAATAAAACTTTCGTTTTTTGTCCACCACTGAGGGAAGACATTTGCTGAGCCAAATCTATGTTGGGCAGATCCCATTGTTTGAAAGCCTCTTGGCAACGTTCTTCCAAAGCCCAGTCATCTTGAAGTCTATTGAAATTTTCCTCAGACGCATCACCGGCCAATATGGCATAAAGAGCATTCAATTTTTTGTCAATTCTAAGTGCTTCAGCCACCGTCTTATGCTCGAATTGTCCAACAACCTGAGGGACATAATAGGTGCTAGCGCTATTATGTATGCTCCCGCTGGTCGGCGATAATTCTTTGGCAATCAGTTGCAATACCGTTGATTTTCCAACGCCGTTGTGACCGATCAGTGCGATTTTCTCTTGCGCGTTTATGTGCAGATTTATGTTCTCAAACAATAAATCTTTATTTGGATGTCTATAGGAAAGTTGTTGTAATGAAAGCATGTTGAAATTCTTTAAATGTTAGAAAAGACCATTTGGACGGGTATCGTCAATGGATGGTATTTATTCGTTCTAAAGAATTTTAATCTTACATGCAGTTTTAACGATGTTGAGCGCTACAAATATAGCGTTTTTATTTTGATGTCGGGAAAATTTTTGAGGAATAGTCAAATTGTTTATTTTTCTACTATTTGCTTCGGACAAATTGTACTTTTGAAAAAACGAATATTGTGAATAGAGTTCTCCTTATAGATGACGAAGAGAAGCTTCGGAAATTGCTGGCCAAAATTA
The Sphingobacterium multivorum genome window above contains:
- a CDS encoding GMC family oxidoreductase — translated: MSDYQIKENPELFDAIVVGSGAGGGMAGYILAHAGLKVLMLEAGPFYDPAKDSLQLRWPWESPRRGAGTTRPFGDFDAAFGGWQIEGEPYSKVAGTEFEWFRARMLGGRTNHWGRISLRMGPDDFKPKDGVTDEWPITYEEVKPFYDRVDRMIGIYGTAEGIHNEPDGIFMKPPKPRLNELYIAKGAKKAGVPVIPGRGAVLTEVSKDIKDRGTCFYCGQCGRACKVYGDFSSSSCLVIPAMKTGNLKVIDNAMVREVITNDEGIAVGVSYVNTKDLQEYTVKGKTVILGASACESARIMLNSKSKSHPGGVGNSSGLVGKYLHDSTGASLSGFLPQLLDRKRYNEDGVGSVHIYSPWWEDNAKLNFPRGYHIEYGGGLHMPSYGFLNWVPKVNDHVKNSAGTSKAKGGYGTALKEDFRSYYGANVGMAGRGTALARKDNYCEIDPDKVDKFGIPVLRFNYKWANEEIAQAKHMQETFQSIMHEMGAVITSKIPGADTLYGLEAPGKIIHEGGTTRMGNDPKTSVLNKWGQAHDCKNLYVVDAGPFVQQGDKNLTWTILALSMRTAEYILQEKKKLNG
- a CDS encoding ABC-F family ATP-binding cassette domain-containing protein, with product MLSLQQLSYRHPNKDLLFENINLHINAQEKIALIGHNGVGKSTVLQLIAKELSPTSGSIHNSASTYYVPQVVGQFEHKTVAEALRIDKKLNALYAILAGDASEENFNRLQDDWALEERCQEAFKQWDLPNIDLAQQMSSLSGGQKTKVLLAGIQIHRSELILLDEPSNHLDMDSRTRLYDWIQSSKNTIVVVSHDRTLLNLLDDMAEMAPNGIKRYGGNYTFYEAQKEIERHALQHDIHHKEKAIKIAKEKERETIERQNRLNNRGQKKQEKAGVARIMMNTLRNNAEKSTAKIKTVHQDKIGDIRSDLQELRGSQSALDEIKIDLGNSTFPIGKSMIKAENINFSYGVAQLWKDNMNVQLFSGDRIVLQGPNGSGKTTLVKLLLNQLTPEQGKIERQSFHAIYLDQTYSILSSHLSIYEQAQQFNTAALPEHEIKIRLHRFLFGRNDWDKMCLLLSGGEKMRLILCCLTIQRQSPDLIILDEPTNNLDLQNILILTRAIQLYKGTLLVISHDEVFLQEIHINKVIKLKHF